One Dyella humicola genomic window, TTCGAGGTCGTCAAGGACGCCCTGGTCGGTCCGCTGCTGTATGCATTCTCGACCGAGGAACCCGGTGCAGCCGGGCGCCTGATCAAGGAATTCGCCAAGGGCAACGACAAGCTGAAGCCGATACTCGTCTCGGTGGAAGGCAAGTTGCTGCCGGCTGCGCACGTCGACGTGTTGGCATCGCTGCCGACCCGCGAACAGGCCCTCGCCATGCTGGCCCGCGTGCTGGCCGAGCCGGCCGCCATGTTCGCCCGCGTCGTCAAGGCTGTGGCTGACCAGCAGGGTGGTGGCGAAGTTGCCGCCGAAGCCCCGGCTGAAGTCGAGCCCGCCTAAGTTCGCTGACTATTCAAATCGAATCAATTTCCAGAGGTAAATGAAATGTCCCTGACCAACGAACAGATCGTCGACGCCGTCGCCGCCAAGTCGCTGATGGAAGTGATGGACCTGGTGAAGGCCATCGAAGAGAAGTTTGGCGTGACCGCCGCCGCTCCGGTGATGGTTGCCGCCGGCCCGGCCGCTGCTGGCCCGGCTGCTGAAGAGCAGACCGAGTTCGACGTGATCCTGAAGAGCGCCGGCGAGAAGAAGGTCGACGTGATCAAGGCCGTCCGCGCCATCACGGGCCTGGGCCTGAAGGAAGCGAAGGACCTGACCGAAGCCGGTGGCGTCGTGAAGGAAGCCGCTTCGAAGGAAGACGCTGCGAAGTTCAAGAAGGACCTCGAAGCTGCCGGCGCCACGGTCGAACTGAAGTAATCGGCGCTCTTGCGCGCCGTCAGTTCGATCCAGCGTCAAGCAAGCCTGGGGGCGTAATCCCCCGGGCTTTGCCTGTTCCCGACATTCGGGAATGGGGAATAGGGAATGGTCCGGATCCATCGGACCCGTTGCCGGTCATTCCTTATTCGCGATTCCCGATTCACCGAATACACAACCGAGGCGGTACCCACCATGACCTACTCGTTTACCGAGAAGAAGCGCATCCGCAAGGATTTCGGCAAGCGTCCCCCTGTATTGGGCGTGCCGAACCTGCTGACCATCCAGACCGATTCCTATCGCGAGTTTCTGCAGGAGCACGTCGCTCCCAAGCAGCGCGACGAAAAGGGTCTCCACGCAGCGCTGAAGTCGGTGTTCCCGATTGTCAGCTATTCGGGCAATGCCGCGCTTGAGTACGTCGACTATCGCCTGGGCGAGCCTGCCTTCGACGAGCGCGAATGCCGCAACCGTGGCATGACCTACGGCGCGCCGCTGCGCGTGACCGTGCGTCTGGTCATCTACGACAAGGACAGCCCGGCCTCCAAGAAGGCCGTGAAGTATGTGAAGGAGCAAGAGGTCTACATGGGCGAAATTCCGCTCATGACCGACACCGGCACCTTCATCATCAACGGCACCGAGCGCGTCATCGTCTCGCAGCTGCATCGTTCCCCGGGCGTGTTCTTCGACCACGACCGCGGCAAGACGCACAGCTCGGGCAAGCTGCTGTTCTCCGCCCGCGTGATTCCTTACCGTGGTTCGTGGCTGGACTTCGAGTTCGACCCGAAGGACGCGCTGTTCACCCGTATCGACCGTCGCCGCAAGTTGCCGGTGACGGTGCTGCTGCGTGCGCTCGGCTACAACAACGTCGAGATGCTGGACATCTTCTTCGAGCACAACGTGTTCCACCTGGGCAAGAAGGGTGGCACCACGCTGGAGCTGGTCGCTGAGCGTCTGCGCGGCGAAACGCTGACCTTCGACCTGACCATTGGCGACAAGGTGCTGGTGGAAGCCGGCAAGCGCATCACGGCGCGCCACGTGCGTCAGCTGGCTGCAGAGAACATCACCGCGCTGGAAGTGCCGGACGACTATCCGATCGGCCGCATCCTTGCTACCGACATCGTCGACAGCAAGACGGGCGAGCTGCTGGCCTCGGCCAATGACGAAATCACCGGCGAGCAGCTGGAGAATTTCCGCAAGGCCGGCATCGAAGTCGTTCCCACGCTGTACGTGAACGACCTGGACCGCGGTGCGTACATCTCGCACACCCTGCGCATCGATAATTCCAAGACGCAGCTCGAAGCGTTGGTGGAAATCTATCGCATGATGCGTCCGGGCGAGCCGCCGACCAAGGACGCTGCGCAGAACCTGTTCTTCAACCTGTTCT contains:
- the rplJ gene encoding 50S ribosomal protein L10, which codes for MALNLSQKQEVVAELAEVAAKAHSLIAAEYAGTTVAQMTAMRKKARESGVFLKVVKNTLASRAVVGTEFEVVKDALVGPLLYAFSTEEPGAAGRLIKEFAKGNDKLKPILVSVEGKLLPAAHVDVLASLPTREQALAMLARVLAEPAAMFARVVKAVADQQGGGEVAAEAPAEVEPA
- the rplL gene encoding 50S ribosomal protein L7/L12; this translates as MSLTNEQIVDAVAAKSLMEVMDLVKAIEEKFGVTAAAPVMVAAGPAAAGPAAEEQTEFDVILKSAGEKKVDVIKAVRAITGLGLKEAKDLTEAGGVVKEAASKEDAAKFKKDLEAAGATVELK